In Pseudomonas sp. MM213, a genomic segment contains:
- the ppc gene encoding phosphoenolpyruvate carboxylase, which produces MTDIDARLREDVHLLGELLGNTIREQYGDDFLDKIEQIRKGAKADRRGSMDAELSASLNQLSEDELLPVARAFNQFLNLANIAEQYQLIHRREESQPAPFEARVLPELLTRLLAEGHAAESLARQLGRLEIELVLTAHPTEVARRTLIQKYDAIAAQLAAQDHRDLTSAEREQIQSKLQRLIAEAWHTEEIRRTRPTPVDEAKWGFAVIEHSLWQAIPNYLRKADKALHDATGLHLPLEAAPIRFASWMGGDRDGNPNVTAAVTREVLLLARWMAADLYVRDVDHLAAELSMQQANDALKAKAGDSAEPYRAVLKQLRERLRATRSWAHTSLTTATPAPADVLQNNRDLLDPLELCYQSLHECGMGVIADGPLLDCLRRAVTFGLFLVRLDVRQDSSRHTAAMTEITDYLGLGRYEDWSEEERIAFLMRELNNRRPLLPTYFKPSADTAEVLATCREIAAAPGASLGSYVISMAGAASDVLAVQLLLKESGVLRPMRVVPLFETLADLDNAGPVIEKLLLLPGYRARLQGPQEVMIGYSDSAKDAGTTAAAWAQYRAQERLVDICREQQVELLLFHGRGGTVGRGGGPAHAAILSQPPGSVAGRFRTTEQGEMIRFKFGLPDIAEQNLNLYLAAVLEATLLPPPPPQPAWRHLMDELAADGVSAYRAVVRENPQFVEYFRQSTPEQELGRLPLGSRPAKRRAGGIESLRAIPWIFGWTQTRLMLPAWLGWEAALSKALARGEGELLGQMREQWPFFRTRIDMLEMVLAKADADIARSYDERLVEPDLLPLGAHLRDLLSQACSIVLGLTGQSQLLAHSPATLEFIRLRNTYLDPLHLLQAELLARSRLQEVAQGSPVEQALLVSVAGIAAGLRNTG; this is translated from the coding sequence ATGACCGATATTGATGCACGCTTGCGCGAGGATGTTCACCTGTTGGGTGAGCTGTTGGGCAATACCATTCGTGAACAGTACGGGGACGATTTTCTCGACAAGATCGAGCAGATCCGCAAAGGCGCCAAGGCCGACCGTCGCGGTTCGATGGACGCCGAACTGAGCGCCAGCCTCAATCAACTGAGCGAAGACGAGTTGCTGCCGGTGGCGCGGGCGTTCAACCAGTTTCTCAACCTGGCCAACATCGCCGAACAATATCAACTGATCCATCGCCGCGAAGAATCCCAGCCCGCGCCGTTCGAGGCGCGCGTATTGCCGGAGTTGCTAACGCGCCTGCTGGCCGAAGGTCATGCGGCCGAATCCCTGGCACGACAGTTGGGGCGCCTGGAAATCGAACTGGTGTTGACTGCGCACCCGACCGAAGTCGCGCGCCGCACGCTGATCCAGAAATACGACGCCATCGCCGCGCAACTTGCCGCTCAGGATCACCGCGACCTGACCAGCGCCGAGCGCGAGCAGATTCAATCGAAATTGCAGCGCCTGATCGCTGAAGCCTGGCACACCGAAGAAATCCGTCGCACCCGCCCGACCCCGGTGGACGAAGCCAAATGGGGCTTCGCGGTTATCGAACATTCGCTGTGGCAAGCGATCCCGAACTATTTGCGCAAGGCCGATAAAGCCCTGCATGACGCCACCGGCCTGCATTTGCCGCTGGAAGCCGCGCCGATTCGCTTTGCTTCGTGGATGGGCGGCGACCGCGATGGCAACCCCAACGTCACGGCTGCCGTGACCCGTGAGGTGTTGCTGCTGGCACGCTGGATGGCCGCCGATCTGTACGTGCGCGATGTCGATCACCTCGCCGCCGAGCTGTCGATGCAACAGGCCAACGACGCGCTGAAAGCCAAGGCAGGCGACAGCGCCGAACCCTATCGTGCCGTCCTTAAACAGCTGCGCGAACGCCTGCGCGCCACTCGAAGCTGGGCCCACACTTCCTTGACGACCGCCACGCCGGCCCCCGCCGATGTGCTGCAAAACAACCGCGATTTGCTCGACCCGCTGGAGCTCTGCTACCAGTCGCTGCATGAGTGCGGCATGGGCGTGATCGCTGATGGGCCGCTGCTCGATTGCCTGCGCCGTGCGGTGACCTTCGGCTTGTTCCTGGTGCGCCTCGATGTGCGTCAGGACTCGTCCCGTCACACGGCGGCGATGACGGAAATCACCGATTACCTCGGCCTCGGTCGCTACGAAGACTGGAGCGAAGAGGAGCGCATCGCCTTCCTGATGCGCGAGTTGAACAACCGTCGGCCGTTGTTGCCGACTTACTTCAAACCCTCCGCCGACACCGCTGAAGTGCTCGCCACGTGCCGGGAAATCGCCGCCGCGCCGGGCGCTTCGCTTGGTTCGTATGTAATCTCCATGGCCGGCGCCGCTTCCGACGTGCTGGCTGTGCAACTGCTGCTCAAAGAGTCTGGTGTTTTGCGGCCGATGCGCGTGGTGCCGCTGTTCGAAACCCTTGCCGACCTTGATAACGCCGGCCCGGTGATTGAAAAACTGTTGCTGCTGCCGGGTTATCGCGCGCGCCTGCAAGGCCCGCAGGAAGTGATGATCGGCTATTCCGACTCAGCCAAGGACGCCGGCACCACGGCGGCAGCCTGGGCGCAATATCGGGCGCAGGAGCGTCTGGTCGACATCTGCCGCGAGCAGCAAGTGGAACTGCTGTTGTTCCACGGTCGCGGTGGCACCGTGGGGCGTGGTGGCGGTCCGGCGCACGCGGCGATTCTGTCGCAGCCGCCGGGCTCGGTGGCGGGGCGTTTCCGCACCACCGAGCAGGGGGAAATGATTCGTTTCAAATTCGGCCTGCCGGACATCGCCGAGCAAAATCTCAACCTGTACCTGGCGGCGGTGCTGGAGGCGACGTTGTTGCCACCGCCACCACCGCAACCCGCCTGGCGCCATTTGATGGACGAATTGGCGGCAGACGGTGTCAGTGCTTACCGCGCCGTGGTGCGGGAAAATCCGCAATTCGTCGAGTATTTCCGCCAGTCCACCCCGGAGCAGGAGTTGGGGCGCCTGCCACTGGGCAGTCGCCCGGCCAAGCGCCGCGCCGGCGGGATCGAAAGCCTGCGGGCGATCCCGTGGATCTTCGGTTGGACCCAGACACGCTTGATGTTGCCGGCCTGGCTCGGCTGGGAAGCCGCGTTAAGCAAGGCGCTGGCGCGCGGCGAAGGCGAGCTGCTGGGGCAAATGCGCGAGCAGTGGCCGTTCTTTCGTACGCGCATCGACATGCTGGAGATGGTCCTGGCCAAGGCCGACGCGGATATTGCCCGCTCCTACGATGAGCGGCTGGTCGAGCCGGATCTGCTGCCTTTGGGTGCGCACTTACGCGACCTATTGTCGCAGGCGTGTTCGATTGTTCTGGGGTTGACCGGTCAGTCGCAGCTACTGGCACATAGCCCAGCTACCCTCGAATTCATCCGCTTGCGCAACACCTACCTCGACCCGCTTCATCTATTGCAGGCGGAGTTGCTGGCACGTTCGCGCCTGCAGGAAGTGGCGCAGGGCAGCCCGGTAGAACAGGCGTTGCTGGTGTCTGTGGCGGGGATTGCCGCCGGTTTGCGAAATACCGGCTAA
- the adk gene encoding adenylate kinase produces MRVILLGAPGAGKGTQAKFITEKFGIPQISTGDMLRAAVKAGTELGLIAKSVMDSGGLVSDDLIINLVKERISQADCANGFLFDGFPRTIPQAEALVKAGVELDHVVEIAVDDEEIVQRIAGRRVHEASGRVYHTVYNPPKIAGKDDITGEDLVQRKDDTEETVRHRLSVYHSQTKPLVDFYQKLSAAQGKPKYSHIAGVGSVEAITGKVLEALS; encoded by the coding sequence ATGCGCGTCATTCTGCTGGGAGCTCCCGGGGCCGGTAAAGGTACTCAGGCTAAGTTCATCACCGAAAAGTTCGGCATCCCGCAAATCTCCACCGGCGACATGCTGCGTGCTGCGGTCAAGGCCGGCACCGAGCTGGGCCTGATCGCCAAGAGCGTCATGGACAGCGGTGGCCTGGTTTCCGATGACCTGATCATCAATCTGGTCAAGGAACGCATCAGCCAGGCGGATTGCGCCAACGGTTTCCTGTTCGACGGTTTCCCGCGCACCATTCCTCAGGCTGAAGCCCTGGTGAAGGCCGGCGTCGAGCTGGACCACGTGGTCGAAATCGCGGTCGATGACGAAGAAATCGTTCAGCGTATTGCTGGTCGTCGTGTTCACGAGGCCAGCGGCCGCGTGTACCACACCGTCTACAACCCGCCAAAAATTGCTGGTAAAGACGACATCACCGGTGAAGATCTGGTGCAGCGCAAGGACGACACTGAAGAAACCGTGCGTCATCGCCTGTCGGTCTACCACTCGCAGACCAAGCCACTGGTGGATTTCTACCAGAAGCTGTCGGCGGCTCAAGGCAAACCGAAGTACAGCCACATTGCTGGCGTCGGTTCGGTTGAAGCGATCACCGGCAAGGTGCTTGAAGCGCTGAGCTGA
- the tsaB gene encoding tRNA (adenosine(37)-N6)-threonylcarbamoyltransferase complex dimerization subunit type 1 TsaB: MSTLLALDTATEACSVALLHDGKVTSHYEVIPRLHAQKLLPMIQQLLADAGTTLQAVDAIAFGRGPGAFTGVRIAIGVVQGLAFALDRPVLPVSNLAVLAQRAYREHGVSQVAAAIDARMDEVYWGCYRETVGEMRLVGNEAVLPPEVAALPADASGDWFGAGTGWGYADRIAVSLSGQDAGMLPHAEDLLTLARFAWERGEAIVADEAQPVYLRDKVATPKAR; this comes from the coding sequence ATGAGCACCTTGCTGGCCCTGGACACCGCGACTGAAGCTTGCTCCGTTGCCTTGCTGCATGACGGCAAAGTGACGAGCCATTACGAGGTGATCCCGCGCCTGCATGCGCAGAAGCTGTTGCCGATGATCCAGCAATTGCTCGCCGATGCCGGGACCACCTTGCAAGCGGTCGATGCCATCGCTTTTGGCCGTGGGCCGGGCGCATTCACTGGCGTGCGTATCGCCATCGGCGTGGTACAGGGCCTGGCGTTTGCCCTGGATCGCCCGGTCCTGCCGGTGTCGAACCTGGCGGTGCTGGCGCAGCGGGCGTATCGCGAACACGGTGTGAGCCAGGTCGCGGCCGCCATCGATGCGCGCATGGATGAAGTGTATTGGGGCTGCTACCGCGAAACGGTGGGTGAGATGCGTCTGGTCGGCAACGAAGCCGTGCTGCCGCCGGAAGTGGCGGCGTTGCCGGCGGATGCCAGCGGTGACTGGTTTGGCGCCGGCACCGGTTGGGGTTATGCCGATCGCATCGCCGTCAGCCTGAGCGGTCAGGACGCAGGCATGCTGCCTCACGCCGAAGACCTGCTGACCCTGGCGCGATTTGCCTGGGAACGGGGTGAAGCGATTGTGGCGGACGAGGCGCAGCCGGTTTATCTGCGGGACAAGGTTGCGACGCCCAAGGCGCGTTAA
- a CDS encoding DUF72 domain-containing protein, with protein sequence MRLPYYLGCPSWSENAWRDYLYPQDAKTSEFLNLYSQVFNAVEGNTTFYASPAASTVQRWAETMPEHFRFTAKFPGDISHGGDLREQLTATETFLQLLSPLGERVSPLWLQLSKSFTPQRLHELAGFIDAVDRPLAIEVRHDDFFAKGEAERSLNRLLLDRGVERICLDPRALFSCTSTDPSVLHAQSKKPRVPPRPAAFTQFPQVRFIGHPQLEANDPFLVPWVEKIALWIEEGRTPYIFLHTADNLLAAKLAQRFHAKLMLRLPGLPPLPELYREPAAEQLGLL encoded by the coding sequence ATGCGGCTGCCTTACTACCTTGGCTGCCCGTCCTGGAGTGAAAACGCCTGGCGCGATTATCTTTATCCGCAAGACGCGAAAACCTCCGAATTTCTCAATCTGTATTCTCAAGTGTTCAACGCCGTGGAAGGCAACACGACCTTCTACGCGAGCCCGGCTGCCAGCACCGTGCAGCGTTGGGCCGAGACCATGCCCGAACACTTTCGCTTCACCGCCAAATTTCCCGGCGACATCAGCCACGGCGGTGACCTGCGCGAACAATTGACCGCCACCGAAACCTTCCTGCAATTGCTCAGCCCTTTGGGGGAGCGGGTGTCGCCGCTGTGGTTGCAGTTGTCGAAAAGCTTCACGCCGCAACGATTGCACGAGCTGGCGGGTTTTATCGACGCAGTGGACCGGCCGCTGGCCATCGAAGTGCGGCATGACGATTTCTTCGCCAAGGGTGAGGCCGAGCGCTCGCTCAATCGCCTGCTGCTGGATCGCGGGGTCGAACGCATCTGCCTCGATCCGCGGGCGTTGTTCAGTTGCACGTCCACCGATCCTTCGGTGCTCCACGCCCAATCGAAGAAACCCAGGGTTCCGCCACGTCCGGCGGCCTTCACGCAATTCCCGCAAGTGCGCTTCATTGGCCATCCGCAACTGGAAGCCAACGACCCGTTCCTGGTGCCCTGGGTCGAGAAAATCGCCCTGTGGATCGAAGAGGGGCGCACGCCGTATATCTTTCTGCACACCGCCGACAACCTGCTGGCGGCGAAACTGGCGCAACGTTTTCACGCAAAGCTGATGCTGCGTTTACCTGGCTTGCCGCCGCTGCCTGAGCTATACAGAGAGCCCGCCGCCGAGCAACTTGGCCTGCTCTGA